The window ATTGAAGGCATATCCCATATCCATGTGCAAAACAAGTGAATCCAAGAATATCATCAAGTATGTCCTGGAAAGTGCGAATTTGATGGGGGTGGGAGTTTATAGTTTTAAGGAATTGACATAACAGCATGAATATAGAGTTTATAGTTTTAAGGAATTTACATAACAGCATGAATATAAACTTTCAAAACATGAATATTTGATAAGCACAGTACTCTGGTACTATGATCATGCAACTAAGGTAGAACTGATGCTTCAAacataatttgaaaagaaaatgataaagaaaacaaCTCCCAAGAGCATAAAAAATTACCCAGGGTCAAATCCTTTCCAGGCCAAACTAAGTTGATATGGAGGTCCTTGTAGACGCCATGATATCTGACCCAAGGCACCCCTTTTGGAAACCTGAACCATCATTCATTGGCATATTAAGACTTGACGGCAACCACATGTATCATATGgtattcaaaatttcaaatagaaaacaaaagctCATCACATTTTCAGAAACTTAACTACCCAATAAAAATCCCTTCATCTCCATGAATATCTCCATAGAATAAGCACAAAGCACAAGGCCACAGCATACAAACGATGAAAAAATAGTCGCTCCCAGTATCTACCTTTCTCCAGTAAATAAAGTTCCGAAAGCAAACTTGCAAGTTCAACTAACaatcaaacttaaaataaaaaccttcaagccaaaaactgaaaaaagaagGTCAAAATAATGACCccacataattaaaaaagagcCCTTtactgtaatttaaaaaaagagccAAACTTCATTCAGccaataaaatatgaattacccaaatcacttgggaaaaaaggaaaagggtaaAACTTTCAGTGCTTGATACATTGATATTCAACAAAAATACTCCTTGATCTGGTAATCTATCATATACCACCATAACTGATCGTGcttgattctttttaaaaacaatcaaactcaAAAATATTGAAACTTGCGCAGGAAAACAACGGCAAGCAAGATCTTTTAGCTATCTCATTATcctcaaacaaatataaagataaacacaaaaaagattGCAACTTCATCACACATTGAAATGAACAGAACAAAACTATCTTTACAATCAATCACCACAACccacaatcaaatcaaacatgccAAAAACCCATTtacaacataaataaacaaacaaagaaaatatcaacTCACACAGGATCAAGGTCTTCTTTGAGCTGGAATTTGTTAACAACAGGCATGGCTTCTGTTTGCATTGCTATTGAAGACACAAACACACGTAAACACATGAATAAAAAGCAACCcagatagataaaaaataaaagactgaGAAAGAGCGTAAAGTACCGATAACGATGAGGATGGAGGAAATGGGTTTGCGATTCTCATCTTGAACAACCATGGCTTCCTCTGATCCCTCACCGTGAGGAGCCATAGCTGCCTGATTGGTGGGTGTCTCTGTGCGAAATGATCAATAAGGTAGATTGTAAGGAGAAAGAGACAACAGtgcttgtttttttacttgTCGTTTTATAGGAGAATCGAACAACAAACTTTTCAGAGAACCTACTAGGAAAAGTGCCCAAAATCCCTTGTGCCTTTATTTTGTAATGCGGCAAgatggttattaattttttttttgaaaatatattaaaataatttaatttaatttaatttttatataaacatattaaaattattcaaaaaaaaaaaaactgaaaaaaataaatatttgatatttattaaaataaatgcatCCATATATAATTATAGACATAAAATCAAATGGTGATAATAGCATGAACAGCATGAACATGTCCACTTTGgtctaataatatatttatttttggaaaaaacgGATTGATGTAATTTCTTTATTCATATTTAAGGATCATTtggtatttattaaaataagatttatatgatattattttgttaaatggtTTGATTGTTCGTGaattatttttgaagaaaataatgaatattttttttattaaatatacatgcgttgatcttattttttttttatttcagcaataaaaagtgttctatttttttttcaatttatatttttgaatcaacaactacaaataaatatttttttatattacttaaatattaagaataaaaacccGGTTAAAAATTCTGAATTGGAATGATATTTCAACTTTCATGCCGCATGCGCATGgctttgaataataataaaaaggaatttataaaatattttaaaattttagaactcgtttttaaaatgaaaaaaatagtgattaaaaacataattaatagtAGGTGAAAAGATAGCTAATTATGTACAGATGTTTGAGaatatgataatttttgtttttttaagagttttttaaaatagagttgaagtgaaaaaacataaaattaatatttttttaatattttaaaattgttttgattggttgatattaatttattttttaagaaaattaatatattaacagAAGCTTTGGTCTAAAATTCTGGCTTTGTTCTTGACACAAATGGAATCGGTGTGCGCATCAGAAGAACCTTTTCAAGGGAGAAACTGTGGATGTTGGTAGTGCCATAATCATTATATGCTTGTGTGTCTGTAGTAGGCATTGAACATAAAAGCAGCCATTGACTCCAAACCACACGGTCACTGTATCTGGACAAGGTCACGCGGCTTTGTGTTTTCTTTCGAGAGTccaaaattatggttttttttgggAAATCGTGCGTTCGTGCTTGAGACGATATGGTGAAGTCATGATGAGAGCCATTCCAATTTTCTGAAGATTCgagtaaattatttatttagtgcCTGTCTTTTCAACTTAATTACAACTTAGacattcatgttttttatttttaaataaaagagtatgcttttttatttttttggctacTTTGGGAGCAGCCGTTAGCCATGTATGTACGTACGTAGTCTGTCAGCACAAGCACACTCAATGATTGGACACTGAATTCTATGAATATAGAGTTCTCTTAATGGTCGTTGATTCAGTCTTATCAAGCTGAAGTGCTGAACTTTCCTTATCAAAAAGCTGTCTGGTGGAGCGAGCAAGGGGAAGAACCGATCTGCAAAATTCATGTCTTTTCTCACCCTGTCCTAGACAAGATATTTGAAGTTAAATGCTTGTCTCAACTAGAAAAGGCATCATCTGTAGCTTTGAGTTGTACAGAATGAAGATTAATGAAGGAACCTTGGACCTGTCAGGTAATCGGATTAAACGTTTAATGCTGGTGATGCCTTTGCTTCCTTGTGTTACAAAATGACAAGAATGGACGGCAAATCGCTAGAAAATCTTGCGATGAGAGATGGGGAAAACTAAAAATGAAATCCAGAAACTGTGTTCATATTTTTCAAGGCAGGAAATAGACTTCCAATTCCTGCAAAATTGCAAGCTCcttaaaagtaataaaaaaactccCTAGCTAGCTCCTTGATGAACAAGAAGATTTTATTAGTAATCCAGCATCCAGTCCGAAATAAGTCAGTGCTCCTTACATTAACATATCCCTCACATTACAATGAGTCACAGGTTGTGCGTCAGGATTCGTACTAATCCAGGAAAAGGTTAACAGTCATATGTTTGAGGATTGCAGGCATCTgcataagttatttttcaaagccAACTAGCTAGTGATTTGAAAGTCATATAGGTTAGGAGTAGGAGGAAAAGATAACGAGGGGGCTTTGTGCAGGAGCTACCGTTTGGTAGCACTGGGAAAGTGTCTGGAAGTGGCATTGCGCACTCCTCGCCGCCGAAATATATTCTTCGAGGTAAGGCCCATCCATTTCTTAATGTGAACATGCCTGAGTCCTTTTCGAAGAGTATCTCTGTCGATACCGAGCCCAGTTGCCGCTGATCAGCTTGCAAAAGTTCATTATTGTAAGCCTGCAAACCCCAGAAGAGGGCAACCTCATCTGCAAGGAAGCCAGTTATCACAGTATTCGTGCAGTTCATTTAATTTAAGTCAATCCCATTTATTACATTTTAACCACCCTTCAACTCCAAGTTAGTCCAGGAAACCATACCAAATTTACAATATCATTTAGATAATCGCAGCACATCAAATCTATGATTTCTGAGTTTTAAGTCCAGGCTTATTTCAGCCCAAAGTAATTTTCCATTTACAGGCATGAACCAGAAAGAGTGCAGCTTAGCTATATTGATTTTCCATTTACAGGCTTGAACCAGAAAGAGTGCAGCTTAGCTATATTGATTTTTCATACAAATTTCTTCTAGATGATTTTCAagtattaaagaaaattttaaggGCAGCAACTACCTGCAAACCCAGCAGTGGGGAGCAGCGTACTGTTGAAGCTAAATGTAGTTGAATTCTGCTTGAAACCAGGATGCTGTACCAACACATTCCAGTCTGagtaatttttcttgtagttgtAGTTAGAGATTGTCATTTTCACTCTCCAGTGGTCCATATAATTGTTCTTCACATGCCAATGAACTCTGACTGGGCACATATGATCAGTGCATTGCACTATGTCTGCCTTTTCCACATCTGATAATGGCAAGGAATCAACTTCACTGCTATTCCATGGAGAGATGAGTTCTATAAAATGTAGGCTGACGATGAGCCGATAACTAGAAAGCTCCTAAAACGGGTCAGACGACTTGCTTTCATGATAAAATTCAGTGGATTAATGAAAAATACCTTACGCATGAAACAGTACTTTGGTCTGCATCTCTGCATCCACAGCTGCAGTCAGGGCATGCTGTGACTCGAGGGTTATAGAATGTCGAAAGCGAGACACAACAACCAGGTGTTTTGTGAGCCAAAAAAGTTGAGTAAGTGCATGTTGATTTCCATGTTtctgaaaacaacaaaattaggAAATTAGTGATAGTGTAAATAAAGACAAGCGCACCATTGAAGAAAAATGAATCCTCACGAGCATAGCATATTTCACaaacaaagacaaaaattaGATCTTTTCATGGCAACTCCAAAATACTGATTGCTGTATATCTGCAGACATATAGCTATCAAGAACCACAGAACCATCTTTCAATCTACGTTTAACTTACGGAGAAGAAGCAATTTGGAAATGAACATTCTAATTGGTCTttatcaacaaattattcagcCTTGCAAGTCTATGTTAAACCAGGCTAAATCTTGCAACTTAGTATTTGTGTGGAGTACTTACTGTAAACCTGAACTTGTCTTCTACCCCCCAAATCTGAAGAGACTGTGGGTGTCGTCTCCACAACCGGACCACAAGTGTAGCCAGGACCTGGTGCCAATAATGTAAGATTTGCAGGTGGATAGACAGTAGAATTCCCATCCAAGTTGACAACTGTCATTTCGAAGGAGGAGAATGACCTCAGAGGATCAATGGCCCGGGCAGAAATAAGGCCACCACGGCAGCAATTCTCGGACATGTTCACTGGTGGAGCGTCTGGCATGAGATCAACAATGACAGGGTTTGGCATGCAAGAGTGAGCGCCTCCGTACTTCACTGGTGAGCATTCCCCTTGCTTAGTGGCACATGCACCAAACATTGACCAGATGATCTCCTCGTTGGTCCATGACCACCCTATATTCCAACCTGGTTTATCAACATGGCGATACTGATAGAAATTTTGTATAGTTACCCTTGCCTGCAAATTTTATCAACTAGGAATATCAGGATTCTGATGTGGTAGCTCCCAGAAATTATTCTCAATTTCTAAttttacaagaaacaaaaaggaCAAGTTCAAGCAACTTTCTTAAACTTGGCATCCTGACTAACACAAACACATATTGATCGGAAGGCATTATGACATAAAACGGTTAAACAACTTAACCATTCCAACTGCTgaaaaaaactctcaattttAAACTAGTTAGGTTCAGCTACAAGTATCCACTAAGACCATTAACTTCGATTCTGAGCTAAGTTTTCTGTACACTATCAAGAGGTCAAGTCGAGTTGTTTTTATCTACTTCTTTCCCTTCCTGGATTCCACCAGAAAAATCTTGTAACCGCTATATGATACAATCATGCAGATCCTTGGTACTACTTTTAATCCTTTAGGTATTTACTCTTTTCCTACACCTTTTGCTCTCAGCTTCTGATCCCTGTTCTTGTGTCACtcagaaaacaaaatacaaattctTATTTTTAGAATTCCAGACAAATTATTCACTTACATGTTGCATATGatgtgataaaattaataaagcaaAAGCTTGTCATGAATATACATACTGACCGCATATCTATCACTTCTCCAATCATGGATATCGAAAGTAACTGTAATGTTTCCATTGGGATCCAAAGGGTCATAACAATCTGCATATAAGAGAAGAGGCGATAGTTATATATCATCAATAATCCATAAACTTTCTCCTGGAGAAAAATAGGAAAGGAGAAGTACAATGCCTGAAAAAGTGCAGATAGaaagtaacaacaataacatcAACACAGATGGCCGTACATAAGAgataattattttcatctttgtttGCAAGTAAGAGGATTCAGATGGATAATGGTGGATCAAAGTCGCTAAGACAGGGGGCGGGGAGAGATAGGGGCTCTTATAGTTGAATGAGACAGTAAAGAGTCTTCAGGAACTGCATTAACAAGGGAAAACTTATCCGGTGCCATCTAAAGGGGAGTATACGGATGGCAACAAACAAGCAGCATTGAAAACATCAAACTATGTATATTCTAATTTAAACTGGCCGAAGTCTGTGGAGGACAAATTTAAAGATTCTGCACTATGCTTATATAGCCTACAGATCAACATGAACTTTTGGAAGATACTAGTTGTCTTGTATGGTGGCGAAACTTAAAAACCAACgtcatcaatttttaaaaaataggtgttCCTGTTACAAAGTACAATTATATTCAAACAAGGATTTGAAAACTCTAGCTTTGATCATGAATGCAGACCATTTGGACGACAAATTAAAATTCTGATGCCCAAGCAGCTGTATTCGGCACATAAAACCCTTCTCATTCCATTTTGTGGTGATCGTCGCAAATGTGGGATCAGAAAGATATTCTTGGTAATATTATCTCAATCTCCTCTCTTAGGTCGACTTCAATGTTGCGCTCAATAACCTAGATATATAGGAAGACATAACCTGAAAAACACTGTGTTGACAACCAGAAACAGCAGTTCGAAGCAATGTTGTTCGATCATTCTGTAACATCAGATGGTTCTTTAGAGCACATGCTTCGGGGTTTCTCTCTAAAGCACTGATGGAAGCTAGATttcagtgaaaaaaataaaggcgtCTTGCCAATATTGCTAACAGCTCAACATTTGACACCCTTATTCTAcctgaaaattaaaatagtagGCAACAAGAATTTCTCAAATCCGAAGCATAGTTCATCTACGTATGAGAGTTCCTAGCTAGCTTGCTATCtagtaaattaatttgttgaagTAGCAGggatattttgttttgagaaattaaacattaattttttttaaaaataatataaattatattttgaaagttatttgattaaattgattatttaacatgatattagaatcttgataattaaatagtaatgagttcaaatctcattatttttatttatttaataaaaattaaacataaataatatgaaCTTATACAAACTTTAAAAACTTTCATTTATAACAGGTGATTgtgattttatataatttttaaatttaaaaatattaaagtcgcaattaacaatttaaatttttatattaaattaatttctcttcAATAATGTAAGAGAAACACGAGGAAACAACAGTGACCCAGGCCCTAAAcaattgaagaaagaaattcTCTTTCAATATCTTACGTGTTGTC of the Populus nigra chromosome 7, ddPopNigr1.1, whole genome shotgun sequence genome contains:
- the LOC133699415 gene encoding COBRA-like protein 2, yielding MAPDKFSLVNAVPEDSLLSHSTIRAPISPRPLHYCYDPLDPNGNITVTFDIHDWRSDRYAARVTIQNFYQYRHVDKPGWNIGWSWTNEEIIWSMFGACATKQGECSPVKYGGAHSCMPNPVIVDLMPDAPPVNMSENCCRGGLISARAIDPLRSFSSFEMTVVNLDGNSTVYPPANLTLLAPGPGYTCGPVVETTPTVSSDLGGRRQVQVYKTWKSTCTYSTFLAHKTPGCCVSLSTFYNPRVTACPDCSCGCRDADQSTVSCVSEVDSLPLSDVEKADIVQCTDHMCPVRVHWHVKNNYMDHWRVKMTISNYNYKKNYSDWNVLVQHPGFKQNSTTFSFNSTLLPTAGFADEVALFWGLQAYNNELLQADQRQLGSVSTEILFEKDSGMFTLRNGWALPRRIYFGGEECAMPLPDTFPVLPNGSSCTKPPRYLFLLLLTYMTFKSLASWL